In the genome of Lactuca sativa cultivar Salinas chromosome 3, Lsat_Salinas_v11, whole genome shotgun sequence, the window CTACAGAATGCTTTTGAGGCTTACCGTGTTGAAACTGACAAAAATTTTAAGTTTGTTGAGTTTTGACAAATTGTGAGGAAGAACCCCAAATGACATCAAATTTGAAGTCTTTTTCTTCTAATTTTTAGTGGGTTGTGTGTTTGAATTTCTAGTGTGATATTTCTGAATTTCTAGTGTTCTTGTGATATtttgaatttctttttttttttttttttaatttctagtgtgatgtttttttaatttatatgttttttaatgGAATTTaagtttttagaaaaatattatgtttgcaatatttattttttaaattaattaaagaaaatatatatttaacATGATAAATGTGACAAATATGCctaacaaaatataaattttagataAAATGTGATAAAAATAACGACTACTGTGACAAATTAGGCGCCACATCCAAGTATCATCATTATTCCTGTCCCTTTTGATAATTCTAAAGCCTAAGCCCAGACGATAatgatccatatatatatatatatatatatatatatatatatatatatatatatatatatatatatatatatatatatatatataattaataaagttCGCGATCCAATTTTGACTTTCAGTGACAGCTACCCATATTTGACTAATGTTATAAAAGAGAGAAACCCAAATTACACAGCTAAATCAAATGTAACTCCAAATATTCAATTAAACATCTCCAAACAAACATGGAGTTCTGGATTCATCTAACTCCGGAGCTTCTCGCCATTTCAATAGTAACTTTGGGAATTTTATGGCACCTTATTTCCAGCTCCTCAAATGATGTCCCACCATTGCCACCAGGTCCCCGTGGTTTTCCCATTGTAGGCTACCTTCCATTTCTAAGCCATGACCTACACAAACAGTTCACTGAAATGGCTCAAACTTACGGACCCATCTTCAAGCTTCGGGTGGGAAGTAAGCTTCATATCATGGTCAATACCCTGGACTTAGCCAGGGAAGTGGTTCGTGACCAAGATGAGATCTTTGCTAACCGGAAAGCACCCATCGCCGCCGCTACAAGCACTTACGGAGGCCAGGATATAGTATGGTCAAACAACAATTCTTACTGGCGTAATCTACGTAAGATATTTGTTCATGAGGTCCTAAGCAACAAGAATCTTGATGCATGTAGTTCTTACAGGAGAGACGAGGTTAGAAAAACCATCAAGAATGTTTATGGTAAAATCGGGACAGCCATTGACATCAATGAGATTTCTTTCTCGACGGAAGCCAATGTCCTAACAAGCATGATCTGGGAGAACACATCGGTAAAAGGTGCAAACGATCGGGATCTTGCAGCTGAGTTCCAGATGATTGTTGCGGAGATGGTGGAGCTTATCAGCCAGCATAATCTGTCTGATCTGTTCCCTAGTCTCGCTCGATTTGATCTGCAGGGTATTAATCGGAAAATGAAGAAGTCGCTTAAGAAGTTGGATCGAATTTTCACAAGCATCATTGATGATCGACTCGAATTTAATTCCAAAAAGAAAGAGGATGCCGTTGAGTATGAAGGAAAGAAGGATTTTTTACAGATCTTGTTAGATCTCAAGGAGGAAAAGAAGGAATCATCGTTCAACATCACACAAATCAAGGCACTTCTTGTGGTAAGACACTAAGATGTATTCTTTCAAGACTTGAGTCAAGATGCAGAGACTTATTTCAAGGAGTCAATGGATCATGCATGAATTGTCTTTtaccaaattaaaaaaaaaaaaaaagcaatctTACATTTAATTTAAGTTGAATATATTAATTGTTATTTCAGGATATTATGGTTGCTGGAACCGAAACTACCACCACCCTAATAGAATGGGCAATGGCAGAGATCATGCAAGATGGCAACATAATGAAGAAGGTTCAAGAAGAATTAATACAAGTCGTAGGATTAAACAACATTGTGGAAGAATCTCATCTCTCAAAACTAGAATACCTGGATGCAGTAATTAAAGAAACATTTCGTTTACACCCTGTGGTTCCATTCCTAATCCCACGGATTCCAAGCAAGACTTGCATAGTAGGTGGCTACACCATCCCCAAGGGCTGTATCGTCTTTCTAAATACTTGGGCAATCCATCGGGATTCTAAGTATTGGGATAATCCCTTAAAATTTGATCCTGAGAGGTTCTTGAAGAACAACATGGATTACAAAGGAAACAATGTAAGCTTTATGCCATTTGGATCCGGAAGAAGATTGTGTCCAGGAGTTCCATTGGCAGAGAAAATGTTGATGTATGTCTTGGCTTCGCTCTTGCACTCCTTTGAGTGGAGGTTGCCAAAGGGTGAACAACATGACCTCTCTGAAAATTTTGGCATCACTTTAAAGAAAAGAAAGTCACTCGTCGCTGTTCCATCTCAAAGGTTGTCCAATGTAAATCTTTATATGTAATTAATTAAGTTGCTCTTGTGATTGGTAAATGGTCTTCTTTCCGTACAACCAAGCTAGAGAGGTCTTAATTATTTTACAAACCCATGGATGGATATAGTTTAGGACATCATCATAGATGTTTCATTAGTTTGTTTGTATTATGGAGAACTCAGATATCTAACCACATTTTAGTTTATAGTTAACAAAactaatcaattttttttaaactaatCACTATGTCCGGAATGGCCATTCCAAGCCAAACCAAAACGGGTCAAACCCAATGCTATATGCAGACCTCACACACAAAATTCCGGAATAACCATTCtggattttgaaattttgaaggtCGTTTTACCTGCATTTCAGACAGAGTTTTGATCATGAATTCATCAAACCATGGGAGTTCTACTATTTAAGTTtagggttaatgtcataaaaaccttCAAGTTTTcggggttttgtcggttttgcccaaagttgaattttatgtccgtttttatccaaacattttcgaaaaaaatattcggttttacccttttaccggtgataacaggttttccaggttaccattatattaaattcgcaaaaaaaccctaagtttaccattttttttacgtttttacccttaagtttataattttttttaacacttttaccctaagtatattttttttcataatatacatattcatatgatttttctgcttgaatatgtatgatatgaaaaaaaaaatacatagggtaaaagtataaaaaaaatataaacataagggtaaaaaacgtaaaaaaaaactgtaaacttaagggttttttgcaAAGTTAATATAATGTTAACCTATTATCAtcggtaaaagggtaaaaccgaacatttttttggaaaatgtttggtaaaaacggacataaaattcaactttgggcaaaaccgacaaaatcctgaaaacttgagggtttttatgacattagcccTTAAGTTTACTTGTATTTTAGTTTACAAATAATTATATGTATTTCGAAATCCGCAGATCATGTTTTTAATATGAAGAACATGtccggaatatatatatatatatatatatatatatatatatatatatatatatatatattttttttttttgtattttttttggttttacaCATATATAGAtccatataaatatattaaagtGTGTTTAGGATCAATTTTTTAATCAAGAAATAAGTGTATTCTCTAGAATGGTAATGTACCTCCAGAATACGAATAACGTAATCTAGAATACGATGATCAATTCCGGAATAACACTCCGAAATAAAAATTCATTATTTGTTTTTTGTGTCTGATTTAATAACCCATATTAGTATGAATACCAATTTGCATGGATGTGGTTAAAAAGTGTGTTTTACAGACGAACAAATTGTATTCCATTTTCGGAATTGCACACAATAAAGGTAAAATCGAATTACaaaatttctaataaatattttattttatttttatggtaatttattaaaatattgttGGAATTTTTGTTTTGCAAATAAAAAACCACCATGTTGAgttagaaaataaataaataaaacaccaaAGTCACTtattaaattaagaaaaaaaatcagaaatGGTGTTAAAAGTTAAATTGAAAGCAAAAAGAACTCCGAAATATGGGACCAGATCAAGTTTAGACAAACCTGTTATTATGATTAGTTgcaaattaataatttttattatggatACATTTTAACAATTGGTTTTAAGTTTGGATATCTTTATGTAAGTTGGTTTTTAATgtgtattttaatatattttaatttcaGTCTCCGATGTAGTGAATCGATCGATGTGTAACGTCATAAAAATTCTAAGTGACGATTTTCTTTAAATTAATCACAAACAACCATTCATTCAATTTAGAAATCTCATCAGAATATAAAAACATGTCGTAtaattatcagagtacaaaacaAGTCAAATCATTCAGAATACTGGTGGATGCGGTACAATCATGTTGaactcttccccttggaacccaaagtacatgaaaccataaacatgaaactataagcataaagcttaatgAATTCcataaaataccacatatcatacatacaattgccatgggctacccccatggtcttttccTTGGAATGTCATAGGTCTTATAACCAAGTGTCATGAGCTACCCTCATGGTCTTTCTTTGAAATGTCATGGCTACCCCGATggtcttgttggattaggtgtctaatgccataactataattgggatgtacttgacccgatagcagcatggtccttttgggttgccttcacactggtgactggACAGGATGACTATCGAGGAGAGAGGCTGATTTATTATTAAGAACAATAAATTGgggcataaatatgatttattaatatattatatgaataatatattaatttggaatcatattattgttggataagtgtctaagcccgtaactatatttggtaagtacttgacccggttgtgcatggtctttttgggttgccttcaccatagcaacttgacagggaaATATATGGAGAGAAaaaagatattatgatttattactatattataagaataatatattaaaggagaaatcatattatttaattaatattagtcataaattaattaggaattaatttggtgactaaaagagattaattgaataaaggggacttaaactgtcaaatgtttgatagttgtattttgagacAGGAAACCTAATAGattaaggggtgaacgaaattatgatggaagcccatcatattttcgtccatggccctattccagaaggttTCATGGGCTGCTTAATGTTTAagttatccattagggttttgactgaaaccctagctgctcacagtataaatagaaccCCTAGGTTACTGAAATTGGCCACTGCTTTTCCaagaaccctagagccgattttggtgtgcctcctccctctctcatatactaccctcttgctagttggtgtttgtaagccattagtggagttacacttgtgactctaagctcaaagaagaagaaagatcaagagttattcaagaggtaatcatctagatctcatTAGTTACATTGATTTtgtaatatgtatgctagatcaaGGGTTTCAAATCTTAGAtgaatttcatgtacaatagagaaacctagatccaagtaattagggtttgcatgtacacataggaatgttcttgtggctcaaacccatcagtggtatcagagttatgtctggtttcaattgtatttgatgctatatgttttgatcttgctTGAAAAAATCGTTTTTCTGCTATCTACTtgactgactcggcaagtcccattgtggactcgacgagtccataaggggactcggcgagtcggaacgtTAGACAGAGGATATTTCAGGATTTATTGCTATTTTGATGAAGGATAATTACTAAAAtcgttttattataataaaatctgaattttattgtttctatgtgattatccttaccaaaacaaaagataatttctaattattttaataatattttccttatatgataaatgttgattatttaaattaatttggTAAATTATCTTGAAAATAAtcttgattaggtcaaatttacataatcattaaattaattgtttaatttaaaattattttctatttggtcctttgtgttttgaaaagttcaaaacttgtcctcaagttttgaaatttaaattttgtgatcaaaatgtttaatttgaactatttaaatttcaaaccctagaattttacaagtttaaaattcgaccttatactttataatattataagattaatatgtatatatgtataacctaaaatgttagtcttaccgttagtaggcctcattcacgaagccaatctctaggggggggggggggggggttataaggttatggcctataaaatggccatttactaggtgtccactctcacccaccgcttccttgattggtggagggtcgttagccgaacgggtaggatagggcaaccctttctcattaataagtataatgaattattaaagtaactaaacgtttttacaaaattcccaatcttagttactttaggcaaagtgaattgattgcaatcccatgaaattacaatttATACCCTTGCTaggacgttagtggagcgtgtgtggttaaccgacacactaattgggtcta includes:
- the LOC111877687 gene encoding geraniol 8-hydroxylase; translated protein: MEFWIHLTPELLAISIVTLGILWHLISSSSNDVPPLPPGPRGFPIVGYLPFLSHDLHKQFTEMAQTYGPIFKLRVGSKLHIMVNTLDLAREVVRDQDEIFANRKAPIAAATSTYGGQDIVWSNNNSYWRNLRKIFVHEVLSNKNLDACSSYRRDEVRKTIKNVYGKIGTAIDINEISFSTEANVLTSMIWENTSVKGANDRDLAAEFQMIVAEMVELISQHNLSDLFPSLARFDLQGINRKMKKSLKKLDRIFTSIIDDRLEFNSKKKEDAVEYEGKKDFLQILLDLKEEKKESSFNITQIKALLVDIMVAGTETTTTLIEWAMAEIMQDGNIMKKVQEELIQVVGLNNIVEESHLSKLEYLDAVIKETFRLHPVVPFLIPRIPSKTCIVGGYTIPKGCIVFLNTWAIHRDSKYWDNPLKFDPERFLKNNMDYKGNNVSFMPFGSGRRLCPGVPLAEKMLMYVLASLLHSFEWRLPKGEQHDLSENFGITLKKRKSLVAVPSQRLSNVNLYM